Proteins encoded in a region of the Lepeophtheirus salmonis chromosome 6, UVic_Lsal_1.4, whole genome shotgun sequence genome:
- the LOC139905854 gene encoding uncharacterized protein, translated as MDNIQIPITSVSRRGSCSSCHSSNSLSRSPTSHHFSRYFGGGTSPGGISITSHDGGGGGSYRRYVISPHRRVCTMDCSHCRQMARQIRDELVSPFFECASAPCSRKSSGGVGKSIMKPKK; from the coding sequence atggatAATATTCAAATCCCCATCACATCAGTGTCACGTAGAGGATCCTGCTCTTCATGCCACTCGTCCAACTCTCTGTCTCGATCCCCAACTTCTCATCATTTTTCGCGTTATTTTGGAGGAGGAACCTCCCCTGGAGGAATTAGTATTACGTCACATGATGGAGGTGGAGGAGGATCTTATCGAAGATACGTTATTTCTCCTCATCGTCGAGTCTGCACCATGGATTGTTCCCACTGCAGACAAATGGCAAGGCAAATTAGAGACGAATTAGTTTCGCCTTTTTTTGAATGTGCATCTGCTCCTTGCTCCAGAAAATCCTCTGGAGGTGTAG